Proteins encoded in a region of the Geobacillus genomosp. 3 genome:
- a CDS encoding alpha-glycosidase gives MQKEAIHHRPTDHFAYAYDSETLHLRLQTKKHDIDHVELLFGDPYEWQGGAWQFQTMPMRKTGSDERFDYWFAEVRPPYRRLRYGFMLQSGGEKLIYTEKGFFHEAPTDDTAYYFCFPFLHRVDLFQAPDWVKDTVWYQIFPERFANGNPAISPEGARPWGSEDPTPTSFFGGDLQGIIDHLDYLADLGITGIYLTPIFRAPSNHKYDTADYFEIDPHFGDKETLKTLVRRCHERGIRVMLDAVFNHCGYEFAPFQDVLKHGAASKYKDWFHIRGFPLQTEPRPNYDTFAFVPHMPKLNTAHPEVKRYLLDVATYWIREFDIDGWRLDVANEIDHQFWREFRQAVKALKPDLYILGEIWHDAMPWLRGDQFDAVMNYPFTDGALRFFAKEDISARQFADIMIQMLHSYPKQVNEAAFNLLGSHDTPRLLTVCGGDVRKAKLLFLFQLTFTGSPCIYYGDEIGMTGGNDPQCRKCMVWDPGQQNRELLAHVKQLIALRKQHQALRRGDIAFLSADDNPNHLVYEKMDGDETVLVIVNRSNDAADIPLPLDLRGKWLVDLVTGERFAAEAETLCAALPPYGFVLYKVESW, from the coding sequence ATGCAAAAAGAAGCCATCCACCACCGCCCGACTGACCATTTCGCGTATGCGTACGACAGCGAAACGCTCCATCTCCGGCTGCAAACGAAGAAACACGACATCGACCATGTCGAGCTGCTTTTTGGCGATCCGTACGAGTGGCAAGGCGGCGCCTGGCAGTTTCAGACGATGCCGATGCGGAAAACGGGAAGCGACGAACGGTTTGACTATTGGTTCGCCGAGGTCAGACCGCCATATCGGCGGTTGCGTTACGGATTTATGCTGCAATCCGGAGGAGAAAAGCTCATCTATACGGAAAAAGGGTTTTTTCACGAAGCGCCGACAGATGATACAGCCTACTACTTTTGCTTCCCGTTCCTCCATCGCGTCGATTTGTTTCAAGCGCCCGATTGGGTGAAAGATACGGTTTGGTATCAAATTTTTCCCGAGCGGTTCGCCAACGGCAATCCAGCCATTAGTCCAGAAGGGGCGCGGCCGTGGGGAAGCGAAGATCCGACGCCGACAAGTTTTTTCGGAGGGGATTTGCAAGGGATTATCGATCATCTCGATTACTTGGCTGACCTTGGCATTACAGGCATTTACTTGACGCCGATTTTCCGCGCGCCATCGAACCATAAATACGATACCGCCGATTATTTTGAGATTGACCCGCACTTTGGGGACAAGGAGACGTTGAAAACACTCGTCAGGCGCTGCCATGAACGAGGAATCCGCGTTATGCTCGATGCGGTTTTCAACCATTGCGGCTATGAGTTTGCCCCGTTTCAAGACGTGTTGAAACACGGTGCAGCTTCAAAATATAAGGATTGGTTTCATATTCGCGGGTTTCCGCTGCAAACGGAGCCGCGTCCGAATTACGACACATTTGCGTTCGTGCCGCACATGCCGAAACTCAACACCGCCCATCCGGAGGTCAAACGCTACTTGCTTGATGTCGCGACGTACTGGATTCGCGAGTTTGACATTGACGGCTGGCGGCTCGATGTGGCGAACGAAATCGACCACCAATTTTGGCGCGAGTTCCGGCAGGCGGTCAAGGCGCTGAAACCGGACTTATATATTCTCGGTGAAATTTGGCATGATGCAATGCCGTGGTTGCGCGGCGACCAGTTTGACGCTGTGATGAACTATCCGTTCACGGACGGGGCGCTTCGTTTTTTTGCCAAAGAGGACATCAGCGCCCGTCAGTTTGCCGATATCATGATCCAAATGCTTCATTCATATCCGAAACAGGTCAACGAAGCGGCGTTTAACTTGCTTGGCAGCCATGACACGCCAAGGCTTCTCACCGTTTGCGGCGGCGACGTCCGCAAGGCGAAGTTGTTGTTTTTATTCCAGCTGACGTTCACCGGTTCGCCGTGCATTTACTATGGCGATGAGATCGGTATGACGGGCGGAAACGATCCACAATGCCGGAAATGCATGGTGTGGGACCCGGGGCAGCAAAACCGCGAGCTGTTGGCGCACGTCAAGCAGCTGATTGCGCTAAGGAAGCAACACCAGGCGCTCCGGCGCGGGGACATCGCCTTTCTTTCCGCCGACGACAACCCCAATCATCTCGTGTACGAAAAAATGGATGGCGATGAAACCGTGCTCGTCATCGTCAACCGAAGCAATGATGCCGCCGACATTCCGCTCCCGCTCGATCTCCGTGGAAAATGGCTTGTTGATCTCGTGACTGGGGAGCGGTTTGCGGCCGAGGCGGAAACGCTTTGCGCCGCCTTGCCTCCGTATGGGTTTGTGCTCTATAAGGTTGAAAGCTGGTAA
- a CDS encoding AraC family transcriptional regulator, with protein sequence MDYVTFSLPPLPVFIKGAESIFPKGKRHFRRTFTVFDLLYVKQGCLYMTENGREFTVGGGQYLLLIPGREHYGHRPCERETELVWLHFLLPDYTVVSDCPASRQTVMEKEATYTEPIQYRLSIRQYGELKQRERAEQLLAQLIEPNVERDIDRPLRQLLLFVEFLWHLQKQELPVPSAAEQVSAAAVAYIERHFSEPITLEMLAKKLRFHPDYITRCMQKTIGMGFSHYLTYYRLSKAKQWLAETNETVEAVAKRVGIDDGAYFSRVFKKMEGMTPTEYRRMARRT encoded by the coding sequence ATGGACTATGTCACGTTTTCGTTGCCGCCGCTGCCGGTGTTTATTAAAGGGGCGGAGAGCATATTTCCAAAGGGAAAACGGCATTTTCGCCGCACGTTTACCGTGTTCGATTTGCTCTACGTCAAACAAGGATGTTTATATATGACGGAAAACGGGCGTGAATTTACCGTCGGCGGCGGACAATATTTGCTGTTAATTCCCGGGCGCGAACATTACGGGCATCGTCCGTGCGAAAGGGAAACAGAGCTTGTTTGGCTGCATTTTTTGCTGCCGGACTACACGGTTGTTTCGGACTGCCCGGCGAGCCGGCAAACGGTGATGGAAAAAGAGGCGACGTACACTGAGCCAATCCAATACCGGCTTTCGATCCGCCAATACGGGGAGCTGAAACAACGGGAGCGCGCCGAACAGCTGCTCGCCCAACTCATCGAGCCGAACGTGGAGCGGGATATAGACCGGCCGCTTCGGCAGCTGCTGTTGTTTGTGGAATTCCTTTGGCATTTGCAAAAACAGGAGCTGCCCGTCCCGAGCGCTGCGGAACAAGTCAGTGCGGCGGCGGTGGCGTACATCGAACGACATTTCAGCGAGCCGATTACGCTCGAAATGCTCGCAAAAAAACTCCGCTTTCATCCCGATTACATCACCCGCTGCATGCAAAAAACGATTGGCATGGGGTTTAGCCACTATTTGACGTATTACCGGCTGTCGAAAGCCAAGCAATGGCTCGCGGAAACGAATGAAACAGTCGAGGCGGTCGCCAAGCGGGTCGGCATTGATGATGGCGCGTATTTTTCACGTGTATTCAAAAAAATGGAAGGGATGACCCCGACCGAATACCGGCGCATGGCCAGGCGCACATAA